The Drosophila innubila isolate TH190305 chromosome 3R unlocalized genomic scaffold, UK_Dinn_1.0 2_E_3R, whole genome shotgun sequence genome has a segment encoding these proteins:
- the LOC117790078 gene encoding ATP-binding cassette sub-family A member 3-like isoform X2, translating into MAQISNWDKFVLLLWKNWILQWSRKRQLFFELLFPIIYPLLLIMVHSHVEIKQMPAVHYPPLSIDNLDLFRYSDSTILLKSTEIPQYSLYYSPKNDVLDSVVGEAAKSLGLNHTGFKDAKTLQTSVLESNAFAGIEFDESWSDLKELPDNFKYTMRFPSELRTSIFGFGSTWETNKIFWDTGESGPRNLEYNDGGVPAGYLREGFIPIQHALSMSYIRKKSGQEELPEVVMQRYPHPPYDYDALLQYLDKILSSIMLLSFLSPFVTITRYVTAEKEKQQKEVMKIMGLNNWLHWAAWFVTSFTQLMISAIIMVALLKIPWKNGVAILSKCSFTALLFFIMIYIVATICFCFMIAPIFTKASTASAVTGVILCIAYLPLTSIDPNTLSLASKLGWSLISNTALKLGVTLIVQFENTDDGFQWNKIFPPASINDLTVGDVMIMMVISSAIYLCIGLYIEQVFPGDFGVPRKWYFPFTRSFWFGERINENIPYNNDQVNRRSSAAFEAEPDDKKIGLLIRNMKKKFGKKLVVNGLSINMFEDEITVLLGHNGAGKTTTISMLTGMFPPTSGTAIINGCDIRTNIEGARMSLSICPQHNVLFDDMSVGNHLRFFSRMKGLKGDAVEAQVQKYLKLIELENKETSKAGTLSGGMKRKLSVCCALCGDSKVVLCDEPSSGMDPAARRQLWDLLRKEKMGRTILLTTHFMDEADVLGDRITIMCDGELKCYGSSFFLKKHFGSGYSLICVKEENCNPAEVTALLALYIPGIQPKSDIGAELSYALPDKYSDRFEKMLGALEDRSAELHLSGYGIGITSMEEVFMKVGAEINAESDAMENRKKAGADWKGTSRYSDDGNESMRSDRAFTDQNHLLRGMQLTLNQCHAMMMKKMLYTWRNKLLFFIQNLVPKLFVVITLLSSSALSSFRELPPMKICREQYPQTVTVMERYQNLTHNSTGTNVANHYEELAKSIGSSHLYASTGNKNFTKYILDLGASIQSHINTHYVVAASMGDDRIIAWLNNEPLHTAPLTVNMVHNAIARLYVGEDATIEVTNHPYPYSKKTELSEQILRQIMSTIMGIVMATNLGICMCFVSTMYILFLIKERQSRAKLLQFVSGVRVWTFWLINYIWDFFTLTITCVIIIITIFCFQVEGFMKFDELGRYFLLLIVFAFAVLPFTYLLSLLFEDPATGFSRVTTINMIFGVVVFWVVWIMSMLGDEEEKTSTLLSSIFRIFPHFSLVMGLNKAYSFVLTQSVCENYGSVSSKLICEMDSKCCNVDSIFRWDDPGIMKELVYMMCTGIVCFLVLVIGDMGLINELILIVRKRTIKAPPPPEVVDEDVERERQRILNMKPHEMAAKNLVLDRVSKCYGSFTAVNQVSLCVKEVECFGLLGVNGAGKTTTFKMLTGDEKISWGSAYVQGLNLQTHMGQVYRRIGYCPQFDALLDNVTGREMLRIFCLLRGVPKENIKPISEDLAKSFGFMKHIDKFTVTYSGGNKRKLSAAIAMIGSPSVIYLDEPTTGMDPAARRQLWNMVCSIRDSGKSIVLTSHSMEECEALCTRLAIMVNGEFKCIGSTQHLKNRFSKGLILKIKVRRSKSGLRSSQLSGNGSRYRTQVSEVSIPSTPVQCQNSSDVPLLRSVKIIKIPHSNDSLQRISDDQMDTAGSDRDNIDEVTAELRRNPDAIPGFSGQKMEDSIDNVKKFVDQHFPQAILQEEYYGMLTYYIPLDAIKWSKIFGLMEESRYKLNVEDYSISQTTLEEIFLHFARHQCEDPRTSQIKKLKKQQEIQNRREMRNQRHKKKAQSAETATTT; encoded by the exons atggcACAAATATCAAACTGGGATAAATTTGTACTGTTGTTGTGGAAAAATTGGATCCTTCAATGGAGTCGCAAGCGGCAATTGTTTTTCGAACTATTATTTCCAATAATTTATCCATTGTTGTTGATTATGGTTCATAGTCACGTTGAAATAAAACAGATGCCTGCGGTGCACTATCCACCACTTTCTATAGATAATTTGGATCTGTTCAG atacagtGATTCGACGATTTTACTGAAGAGTACGGAAATTCCACAATATTCCCTATATTATTCCCCAAAAAATGATGTTCTGGATAGTGTGGTTGGTGAAGCGGCCAAAAGTTTGGGCTTAAACCATACGGGATTTAAGGATGCGAAAACTCTACAAACTAGTGTATTAGAAAGCAATGCCTTCGCTGGCATCGAATTTGATGAATCGTGGTCGGACTTAAAAGAATTGCCGGATAATTTTAAGTACACAATGCGATTTCCATCGGAACTGCGTACGTCAATCTTTGGGTTTGGTTCAACATGGGAAACTAATAAGATATTTTGGGATACCGGTGAGAGTGGACCTCGTAACCTCGAATATAATGATGGTGGAGTACCAGCCGGTTATCTACGTGAAGGTTTCATACCTATTCAGCATGCTTTGAGCATGTCCTATATAAGGAAAAAGTCGGGTCAAGAAGAATTACCTGAGGTTGTCATGCAACGGTATCCACATCCCCCCTATGACTATGATGCGTTGCTTCAGTATTTAGACAAAATATTATCATCTATTATGCTGCTCTCTTTCTTGTCTCCTTTCGTAACTATTACTAGG taTGTAACGGCAGAGAAGGagaaacaacaaaaggaaGTGATGAAAATAATGGGATTGAACAATTGGTTACATTGGGCCGCCTGGTTTGTCACATCGTTCACACAGCTTATGATTTCTGCAATAATCATGGTTGCATTGCTCAAGATACCTTGGAAAAACGGTGTTGCCATCTTATCCAAATGCAGCTTTACGGCactgttgttttttattatgatcTACATAGTCGCCACAATATGCTTCTGCTTTATGATCGCACCGATCTTTACAAAAGCGAGCACAGCGTCAGCTGTCACAGGAGTAATTTTGTGTATCGCTTATTTGCCACTCACTTCTATAGATCCTAATACGTTGTCGCTGGCTTCGAAGCTCGGATGGAGCTTAATATCAAACACGGCATTGAAATTGGGCGTGACGTTGATAGTCCAATTTGAGAACACTGATGACGGTTTTCAATGGAATAAGATCTTTCCGCCTGCTTCAATTAATGATCTAACTGTTGGCGACGTTATGATTATGATGGTCATCTCGAGTGCTATCTATTTGTGCATCGGTCTCTACATAGAACAGGTATTTCCGGGTGACTTTGGTGTACCACGCAAATGGTATTTCCCATTCACCCGTTCTTTCTGGTTCGGCGAACGAATTAACGAGAATATACCCTACAATAATGATCAAGTAAATCGGAGAAGTTCTGCGGCCTTCGAGGCCGAGCcagatgataaaaaaatagGCTTACTGATAAGAAATATGAAGAAGAAGTTTGGCAAAAAATTGGTTGTCAACggcttatcgataaatatgTTTGAGGACGAAATAACCGTACTTCTCGGACATAATGGAGCCGGAAAGACGaccacaatttcaatgttaaCGGGCATGTTTCCTCCCACATCCGGTACGGCGATCATTAATGGCTGCGATATTCGAACCAATATCGAGGGAGCTCGCATGTCCCTCAGCATTTGTCCGCAGCATAATGTTCTCTTCGATGATATGAGTGTGGGGAATCACCTACGTTTCTTCAGCCGCATGAAGGGACTGAAGGGTGATGCTGTGGAAGCGCAAGTCCAGAaatatctaaaattaattgaacttgaaaacaaagaaacaTCTAAAGCAGGAACATTATCGGGGGGCATGAAACGTAAACTGTCCGTTTGTTGTGCCCTTTGTGGCGACTCGAAGGTTGTCCTTTGCGATGAACCCAGCTCTGGAATGGATCCTGCAGCGCGACGACAACTCTGGGATCTATTGCGGAAAGAAAAGATGGGACGTACCATTCTCTTGACCACACATTTCATGGATGAGGCCGATGTCCTGGGCGATCGCATTACCATCATGTGCGACGGTGAGCTCAAGTGTTACGGTTCATCCTTCTTCCTCAAAAAACACTTCGGATCCGGCTATAGCTTG ATCTGTGTAAAGGAAGAAAATTGTAATCCCGCTGAAGTGACGGCCTTACTGGCCCTCTATATACCCGGAATACAGCCTAAGAGCGACATTGGTGCTGAATTATCATACGCATTGCCGGATAAATATTCCGATAGATTTGAGAAGATGCTCGGTGCACTCGAGGATCGATCTGCAGAATTGCATTTGAGTGGATATGGCATTGGTATCACCTCAATGGAGGAGGTCTTCATGAAGGTGGGCGCCGAAATCAATGCCGAAAGCGATGCCATGGAGAACCGCAAAAAGGCTGGAGCAGATTGGAAAGGTACCTCTCGTTATTCGGACGATGGTAATGAATCGATGCGGT CTGATCGGGCCTTCACAGATCAAAATCACTTGTTACGTGGAATGCAATTGACGTTGAATCAATGCCATGCCATGATGATGAAAAAGATGCTCTACACTTGGAGAAACAAACTATTGTTCTTTATACAGAATCTAGTgcctaaattatttgttgtcatCACTTTATTGTCATCAAGCGCACTAAGCTCATTCCGTGAACTACCGCCAATGAAAATATGCCGAGAGCAATATCCACAGACGGTTACGGTTATGGAAAGATACCAAAACCTAACACACAATTCAACTGGAACCAATGTGGCCAACCATTATGAGGAATTGGCCAAATCGATTGGTAGTTCTCATCTTTATGCGTCTACTGGCAATAAGAACTTTACCAAATATATCCTTGATCTCGGCGCTTCAATACAGTCGCATATCAATACCCATTATGTGGTTGCCGCAAGTATGGGAGATGATCGCATCATAGCCTGGTTAAATAATGAACCACTGCATACGGCCCCTTTAACTGTGAATATGGTGCACAATGCAATTGCTCGACTCTATGTTGGTGAAGATGCGACAATAGAAGTCACCAATCATCCATATCCATATAGCAAGAAAACGGAATTATCCGAACAGATTCTTAGACAAATTATGAGCACAATTATGGGGATAGTGATGGCAACGAATTTGGGCATTTGTATGTGCTTTGTGAGTAcgatgtatattttatttttgatcaaggAACGTCAGTCTCGTGccaaattattgcaatttgtgAGTGGAGTGAGAGTTTGGACATTTTGGTTAATCAATTACATTTGGGACTTTTTCACATTAACGATTACGTGtgtcattattataataaccATTTTTTGCTTCCAAGTGGAAGGTTTTATGAAATTCGATGAACTGGGACGATATTTTCTGTTGCTCATCGTGTTTGCTTTTGCCGTATTGCCCTTCACTTATCTACTCTCTTTGCTATTTGAGGATCCGGCAACGGGTTTTAGCCGCGTTACAACTATCAATATGATATTTGGCGTAGTCGTTTTCTGGGTGGTTTGGATCATGTCAATGTTAGGGGACGAAGAGGAAAAAACTTCTACTCTTCTCAGCTCTATATTCCGTATTTTTCCCCATTTTTCATTGGTGATGGGGCTGAATAAGGCATACAGTTTTGTTCTCACACAGAGTGTATGCGAAAATTACGGTAGTGTATCCTCTAAACTTATCTGTGAGATGGATTCAAAGTGCTGCA ATGTGGATTCTATATTTCGCTGGGACGATCCGGGTATTATGAAGGAACTTGTCTATATGATGTGCACAGGAATTGTCTGTTTCCTTGTGCTCGTCATAGGCGACATGGGCTTAATCAATGAGCTCATCCTTATCGTACGCAAGCGAACAAT AAAAGCACCGCCACCACCAGAGGTTGTCGATGAGGATGTGGAGAGGGAGCGTCAACGTATCCTGAATATGAAGCCACATGAAATGGCCGCCAAGAATCTGGTATTGGATCGTGTAAGCAAATGTTATGGCTCCTTCACGGCCGTCAACCAGGTGTCACTATGCGTCAAAGA GGTCGAGTGCTTTGGGCTATTGGGAGTCAATGGTGCCGGCAAGACGACAACGTTTAAGATGTTGACGGGCGATGAGAAAATCAGTTGGGGATCTGCGTATGTTCAGGGTCTGAATCTGCAGACCCATATGGGTCAAGTCTATAGACGAATTGGCTATTGTCCACAATTCGATGCATTACTAGATAATGTAACTGGACGTGAGATGTTAcgaatattttgtttacttcgtGGCGTTCCAAAGGAAAATATCAAACCAATTTCCGAGGATTTGGCCAAATCATTTGGTTTCATGAAGCATATCGATAAATTCACGGTCACCTACAGTGGCGGCAATAAGCGTAAGCTGAGTGCAGCGATTGCCATGATTGGATCACCATCGGTTATATATCTAGACGAGCCCACCACGGGCATGGATCCAGCTGCCCGACGTCAGCTGTGGAACATGGTCTGTAGCATTCGTGACTCGGGCAAATCCATTGTTCTCACTTCGCACAGCATGGAGGAATGCGAGGCACTTTGCACACGTCTCGCCATTATGGTGAATGGTGAATTCAAGTGCATTGGATCCACTCAGCATTTGAAGAACAGATTCTCCAAGGGTCTTATTCTTAAGATCAAAGTGCGACGCAGTAAAAGTGGTCTTAGATCCTCTCAGCT cAGCGGCAACGGTAGCAGATATCGGACACAAGTTTCCGAAGTCTCAATACCATCGACACCGGTGCAATGTCAAAACTCGAGTGATGTTCCACTGCTTCGCAGTGTGAAGATCATTAAAATACCACACAG CAATGACAGCTTGCAACGTATTTCTGATGATCAAATGGACACCGCAGGGAGCGATCGCGACAACATCGATGAAGTGACAGCAGAACTCAG GCGAAATCCGGATGCGATTCCAGGATTCAGTGGCCAGAAAATGGAGGATAGTATTGACAATGTGAAGAAGTTTGTGGATCAACATTTTCCACAAGCCATTTTACA
- the LOC117790078 gene encoding phospholipid-transporting ATPase ABCA1-like isoform X7 yields MAQISNWDKFVLLLWKNWILQWSRKRQLFFELLFPIIYPLLLIMVHSHVEIKQMPAVHYPPLSIDNLDLFRYSDSTILLKSTEIPQYSLYYSPKNDVLDSVVGEAAKSLGLNHTGFKDAKTLQTSVLESNAFAGIEFDESWSDLKELPDNFKYTMRFPSELRTSIFGFGSTWETNKIFWDTGESGPRNLEYNDGGVPAGYLREGFIPIQHALSMSYIRKKSGQEELPEVVMQRYPHPPYDYDALLQYLDKILSSIMLLSFLSPFVTITRYVTAEKEKQQKEVMKIMGLNNWLHWAAWFVTSFTQLMISAIIMVALLKIPWKNGVAILSKCSFTALLFFIMIYIVATICFCFMIAPIFTKASTASAVTGVILCIAYLPLTSIDPNTLSLASKLGWSLISNTALKLGVTLIVQFENTDDGFQWNKIFPPASINDLTVGDVMIMMVISSAIYLCIGLYIEQVFPGDFGVPRKWYFPFTRSFWFGERINENIPYNNDQVNRRSSAAFEAEPDDKKIGLLIRNMKKKFGKKLVVNGLSINMFEDEITVLLGHNGAGKTTTISMLTGMFPPTSGTAIINGCDIRTNIEGARMSLSICPQHNVLFDDMSVGNHLRFFSRMKGLKGDAVEAQVQKYLKLIELENKETSKAGTLSGGMKRKLSVCCALCGDSKVVLCDEPSSGMDPAARRQLWDLLRKEKMGRTILLTTHFMDEADVLGDRITIMCDGELKCYGSSFFLKKHFGSGYSLICVKEENCNPAEVTALLALYIPGIQPKSDIGAELSYALPDKYSDRFEKMLGALEDRSAELHLSGYGIGITSMEEVFMKVGAEINAESDAMENRKKAGADWKGTSRYSDDGNESMRSDRAFTDQNHLLRGMQLTLNQCHAMMMKKMLYTWRNKLLFFIQNLVPKLFVVITLLSSSALSSFRELPPMKICREQYPQTVTVMERYQNLTHNSTGTNVANHYEELAKSIGSSHLYASTGNKNFTKYILDLGASIQSHINTHYVVAASMGDDRIIAWLNNEPLHTAPLTVNMVHNAIARLYVGEDATIEVTNHPYPYSKKTELSEQILRQIMSTIMGIVMATNLGICMCFVSTMYILFLIKERQSRAKLLQFVSGVRVWTFWLINYIWDFFTLTITCVIIIITIFCFQVEGFMKFDELGRYFLLLIVFAFAVLPFTYLLSLLFEDPATGFSRVTTINMIFGVVVFWVVWIMSMLGDEEEKTSTLLSSIFRIFPHFSLVMGLNKAYSFVLTQSVCEN; encoded by the exons atggcACAAATATCAAACTGGGATAAATTTGTACTGTTGTTGTGGAAAAATTGGATCCTTCAATGGAGTCGCAAGCGGCAATTGTTTTTCGAACTATTATTTCCAATAATTTATCCATTGTTGTTGATTATGGTTCATAGTCACGTTGAAATAAAACAGATGCCTGCGGTGCACTATCCACCACTTTCTATAGATAATTTGGATCTGTTCAG atacagtGATTCGACGATTTTACTGAAGAGTACGGAAATTCCACAATATTCCCTATATTATTCCCCAAAAAATGATGTTCTGGATAGTGTGGTTGGTGAAGCGGCCAAAAGTTTGGGCTTAAACCATACGGGATTTAAGGATGCGAAAACTCTACAAACTAGTGTATTAGAAAGCAATGCCTTCGCTGGCATCGAATTTGATGAATCGTGGTCGGACTTAAAAGAATTGCCGGATAATTTTAAGTACACAATGCGATTTCCATCGGAACTGCGTACGTCAATCTTTGGGTTTGGTTCAACATGGGAAACTAATAAGATATTTTGGGATACCGGTGAGAGTGGACCTCGTAACCTCGAATATAATGATGGTGGAGTACCAGCCGGTTATCTACGTGAAGGTTTCATACCTATTCAGCATGCTTTGAGCATGTCCTATATAAGGAAAAAGTCGGGTCAAGAAGAATTACCTGAGGTTGTCATGCAACGGTATCCACATCCCCCCTATGACTATGATGCGTTGCTTCAGTATTTAGACAAAATATTATCATCTATTATGCTGCTCTCTTTCTTGTCTCCTTTCGTAACTATTACTAGG taTGTAACGGCAGAGAAGGagaaacaacaaaaggaaGTGATGAAAATAATGGGATTGAACAATTGGTTACATTGGGCCGCCTGGTTTGTCACATCGTTCACACAGCTTATGATTTCTGCAATAATCATGGTTGCATTGCTCAAGATACCTTGGAAAAACGGTGTTGCCATCTTATCCAAATGCAGCTTTACGGCactgttgttttttattatgatcTACATAGTCGCCACAATATGCTTCTGCTTTATGATCGCACCGATCTTTACAAAAGCGAGCACAGCGTCAGCTGTCACAGGAGTAATTTTGTGTATCGCTTATTTGCCACTCACTTCTATAGATCCTAATACGTTGTCGCTGGCTTCGAAGCTCGGATGGAGCTTAATATCAAACACGGCATTGAAATTGGGCGTGACGTTGATAGTCCAATTTGAGAACACTGATGACGGTTTTCAATGGAATAAGATCTTTCCGCCTGCTTCAATTAATGATCTAACTGTTGGCGACGTTATGATTATGATGGTCATCTCGAGTGCTATCTATTTGTGCATCGGTCTCTACATAGAACAGGTATTTCCGGGTGACTTTGGTGTACCACGCAAATGGTATTTCCCATTCACCCGTTCTTTCTGGTTCGGCGAACGAATTAACGAGAATATACCCTACAATAATGATCAAGTAAATCGGAGAAGTTCTGCGGCCTTCGAGGCCGAGCcagatgataaaaaaatagGCTTACTGATAAGAAATATGAAGAAGAAGTTTGGCAAAAAATTGGTTGTCAACggcttatcgataaatatgTTTGAGGACGAAATAACCGTACTTCTCGGACATAATGGAGCCGGAAAGACGaccacaatttcaatgttaaCGGGCATGTTTCCTCCCACATCCGGTACGGCGATCATTAATGGCTGCGATATTCGAACCAATATCGAGGGAGCTCGCATGTCCCTCAGCATTTGTCCGCAGCATAATGTTCTCTTCGATGATATGAGTGTGGGGAATCACCTACGTTTCTTCAGCCGCATGAAGGGACTGAAGGGTGATGCTGTGGAAGCGCAAGTCCAGAaatatctaaaattaattgaacttgaaaacaaagaaacaTCTAAAGCAGGAACATTATCGGGGGGCATGAAACGTAAACTGTCCGTTTGTTGTGCCCTTTGTGGCGACTCGAAGGTTGTCCTTTGCGATGAACCCAGCTCTGGAATGGATCCTGCAGCGCGACGACAACTCTGGGATCTATTGCGGAAAGAAAAGATGGGACGTACCATTCTCTTGACCACACATTTCATGGATGAGGCCGATGTCCTGGGCGATCGCATTACCATCATGTGCGACGGTGAGCTCAAGTGTTACGGTTCATCCTTCTTCCTCAAAAAACACTTCGGATCCGGCTATAGCTTG ATCTGTGTAAAGGAAGAAAATTGTAATCCCGCTGAAGTGACGGCCTTACTGGCCCTCTATATACCCGGAATACAGCCTAAGAGCGACATTGGTGCTGAATTATCATACGCATTGCCGGATAAATATTCCGATAGATTTGAGAAGATGCTCGGTGCACTCGAGGATCGATCTGCAGAATTGCATTTGAGTGGATATGGCATTGGTATCACCTCAATGGAGGAGGTCTTCATGAAGGTGGGCGCCGAAATCAATGCCGAAAGCGATGCCATGGAGAACCGCAAAAAGGCTGGAGCAGATTGGAAAGGTACCTCTCGTTATTCGGACGATGGTAATGAATCGATGCGGT CTGATCGGGCCTTCACAGATCAAAATCACTTGTTACGTGGAATGCAATTGACGTTGAATCAATGCCATGCCATGATGATGAAAAAGATGCTCTACACTTGGAGAAACAAACTATTGTTCTTTATACAGAATCTAGTgcctaaattatttgttgtcatCACTTTATTGTCATCAAGCGCACTAAGCTCATTCCGTGAACTACCGCCAATGAAAATATGCCGAGAGCAATATCCACAGACGGTTACGGTTATGGAAAGATACCAAAACCTAACACACAATTCAACTGGAACCAATGTGGCCAACCATTATGAGGAATTGGCCAAATCGATTGGTAGTTCTCATCTTTATGCGTCTACTGGCAATAAGAACTTTACCAAATATATCCTTGATCTCGGCGCTTCAATACAGTCGCATATCAATACCCATTATGTGGTTGCCGCAAGTATGGGAGATGATCGCATCATAGCCTGGTTAAATAATGAACCACTGCATACGGCCCCTTTAACTGTGAATATGGTGCACAATGCAATTGCTCGACTCTATGTTGGTGAAGATGCGACAATAGAAGTCACCAATCATCCATATCCATATAGCAAGAAAACGGAATTATCCGAACAGATTCTTAGACAAATTATGAGCACAATTATGGGGATAGTGATGGCAACGAATTTGGGCATTTGTATGTGCTTTGTGAGTAcgatgtatattttatttttgatcaaggAACGTCAGTCTCGTGccaaattattgcaatttgtgAGTGGAGTGAGAGTTTGGACATTTTGGTTAATCAATTACATTTGGGACTTTTTCACATTAACGATTACGTGtgtcattattataataaccATTTTTTGCTTCCAAGTGGAAGGTTTTATGAAATTCGATGAACTGGGACGATATTTTCTGTTGCTCATCGTGTTTGCTTTTGCCGTATTGCCCTTCACTTATCTACTCTCTTTGCTATTTGAGGATCCGGCAACGGGTTTTAGCCGCGTTACAACTATCAATATGATATTTGGCGTAGTCGTTTTCTGGGTGGTTTGGATCATGTCAATGTTAGGGGACGAAGAGGAAAAAACTTCTACTCTTCTCAGCTCTATATTCCGTATTTTTCCCCATTTTTCATTGGTGATGGGGCTGAATAAGGCATACAGTTTTGTTCTCACACAGAGTGTATGCGAAAATT AG